In the genome of Vanacampus margaritifer isolate UIUO_Vmar chromosome 1, RoL_Vmar_1.0, whole genome shotgun sequence, one region contains:
- the slmapb gene encoding sarcolemma associated protein b isoform X3, producing the protein MEEKELSDPLNNISLMKEDLTRSNMGSSSDYEKTIQRLNDELGKAQDQANTERHKCMELEGILNKERKEKKQQADESAKQIKLLQGQLRQLQDEMAALREQTDVSSSLHAELQSSRDEAKSLQRILEAASAERDRDVGAIESNLATVSKDLDKWRQTASQYERKIDDLQRDLQQQGKQWQKTAEIQANELQSMQVECNGLQKECSSLRSEKQELVSKHQKEKGSLQSECTSLRAEKEELHKAHQKEKVNLQQQLEKDLVSSRAQNAELSNSLKAVERSQQELEKKMAALQHQHQQESSKLQSQLDEADSYRETLQREFEETKSELTDLKGEYENAEQEKKSLLNELDECKANMKDLQERGSKKPWMIWGPVLAVALTAVTAAAFFKT; encoded by the exons ATGGAAGAGAAGGAGCTGAGTGATCCACTGAACAACATATCACTGATGAAAG AAGATCTCACCAGGTCAAATATGGGGTCGTCAAGCGACTATGAAAAAACAATCCAGCGCTTGAATGATGAACTTGGAAAGGCCCAGGATCAGGCCAATACGGAGAGGCACAAATGCATGGAGctagaag GTATCCTCAacaaagagagaaaagagaagAAACAACAAGCTGATGAATCTGCAAAACAGATCAAACTTCTTCAAG GCCAACTGCGGCAGCTCCAAGATGAAATGGCCGCCCTCAGAGAGCAGACGGACGTCTCCTCCTCTTTACACGCCGAGCTGCAAAGTTCACGTGATGAGGCGAAGTCACTCCAGCGCATCCTGGAGGCGGCTTCCGCCGAGCGGGACCGTGACGTCGGCGCTATCGAGTCCAACCTGGCAACCGTCTCCAAGGATTTGGACAAATGGCGTCAGACTGCCAGCCAATACGAGCGGAAGATTGATGACCTGCAGCGGGATCTCCAGCAGCAGGGCAAGCAGTGGCAGAAAACTGCAGAAATACAAG CCAATGAGCTGCAGTCCATGCAAGTGGAGTGTAACGGCCTTCAGAAGGAGTGTTCGAGTCTGCGATCTGAGAAACAGGAGCTAGTGAGTAAGCATCAAAAAGAAAAGGGCAGTCTGCAAAGCGAGTGCACTTCCCTCAGGGCGGAGAAAGAGGAGCTCCACAAGGCCCACCAGAAAGAGAAGGTCAACTTGCAGCAGCAGCTGGAGAAAGACCTTGTCAG TTCGCGTGCTCAGAATGCTGAGCTGAGCAACAGCCTGAAAGCCGTTGAGAGATCTCAACAGGAGCTGGAAAAGAAGATGGCGGCTTTGCAGCATCAGCACCAGCAGGAGAGCAGCAAGCTGCAAAGCCAACTGGATGAGGCCGATAGCTACAGGGAGACCTTGCAGAGAGAG TTTGAGGAGACCAAGTCGGAACTCACTGACCTCAAGGGAGAATACGAGAATGCTGAGCAGGAGAAGAAGTCACTTTTGAATGAACTGGACGAGTGCAAAGCCAACATGAAGGATTTACAAGAGAGAGGGTCAAAG AAGCCGTGGATGATCTGGGGCCCTGTGCTTGCTGTGGCTCTAACAGCTGTGACTGCTGCCGCATTCTTTAAGACCTGA
- the abhd6b gene encoding monoacylglycerol lipase ABHD6b gives MAAELDIVNLFIIAGGTLAIPLLAFVASFLLWPSALIKVYYWYWRRTLGLQVRYADCGGYRFCYSCRGKPGMRPSILMLHSFSAHKDTWLTLVKYLPKHLHIVCVDMPGHEGTSRTNTEDYSIVGQARRIHQFVETVRLNRKAFHVVGTSMGGNVAGVYAATYPNDICSMTLICPDGIKHPCESKFDNHLQDLERSNYTLNIPLIPTTPEEMEDMFKLCSHVRFKIPQQILQGLVDVREPHNSFYEEVFLEIVSEKSRYALQEHLHLITAPVQVLWGKQDQVVDVSGAAVITGILPGCRVELLENCGHSVVLERPCRTAKLILEFIILQQEARGGTKKSS, from the exons ATGGCAGCAGAATTAGACATTGTGAATCTGTTCATAATTGCTGGGGGGACGCTGGCGATTCCCCTTTTGGCATTCGTCGCTTCCTTCCTTCTGTGGCCATCGGCGCTCATTAAAGTCTACTATTG GTACTGGAGGAGGACTCTGGGCCTCCAGGTCCGCTATGCAGACTGCGGCGGCTACCGCTTCTGTTACTCCTGCCGAGGAAAGCCCGGGATGAGGCCGTCCATTTTGATGCTGCACAGCTTCTCTGCTCACAAAGACACTTGGCTCACGCTTGTCAAG TACCTACCAAAACATCTGCACATTGTTTGCGTGGACATGCCAGGCCACGAGGGTACGAGCCGCACCAACACGGAGGATTATTCCATCGTGGGGCAGGCCAGGAGGATTCATCAG TTTGTGGAAACCGTTCGCTTAAACCGCAAAGCTTTCCACGTGGTTGGGACCTCCATGGGGGGAAATGTCGCTGGGGTGTACGCCGCCACCTACCCCAATGACATTTGCAGCATGACGCTCATTTGTccagatg GTATCAAGCATCCATGTGAGAGCAAGTTCGATAATCATCTGCAAGATCTGGAACGTAGCAATTACACGCTGAATATCCCGCTCATCCCAACCACGCCGGAGGAGATGGAGGACATGTTCAAACTGTGTTCGCATGTTCGCTTTAAGATACCGCAACAG ATCCTTCAAGGACTCGTGGACGTCCGAGAGCCTCACAACTCTTTTTATGAAGAAG TGTTTCTGGAGATTGTGAGTGAGAAATCCAGATATGCGCTGCAGGAACACTTGCATCTCATTACTGCACCTGTACAGGTGTTGTGGGGCAAGCAGGACCAG GTGGTGGATGTATCCGGAGCCGCCGTCATCACAGGAATCTTGCCAGGCTGCAGAGTGGAGCTGCTGGAGAACTGTGGCCACTCTGTGGTGCTGGAGCGGCCTTGCCGCACAGCCAAACTCATCCTAGAGTTCATCATCCTGCAGCAAGAAGCAAGAGGCGGCACAAAGAAATCATCCTGA
- the slmapb gene encoding sarcolemma associated protein b isoform X2 has product MEEKELSDPLNNISLMKDLTRSNMGSSSDYEKTIQRLNDELGKAQDQANTERHKCMELEGILNKERKEKKQQADESAKQIKLLQGQLRQLQDEMAALREQTDVSSSLHAELQSSRDEAKSLQRILEAASAERDRDVGAIESNLATVSKDLDKWRQTASQYERKIDDLQRDLQQQGKQWQKTAEIQANELQSMQVECNGLQKECSSLRSEKQELVSKHQKEKGSLQSECTSLRAEKEELHKAHQKEKVNLQQQLEKDLVSSRAQNAELSNSLKAVERSQQELEKKMAALQHQHQQESSKLQSQLDEADSYRETLQREFEETKSELTDLKGEYENAEQEKKSLLNELDECKANMKDLQERGSKTSLMLPVQAIVIGLVLALLLWCFGALW; this is encoded by the exons ATGGAAGAGAAGGAGCTGAGTGATCCACTGAACAACATATCACTGATGAAAG ATCTCACCAGGTCAAATATGGGGTCGTCAAGCGACTATGAAAAAACAATCCAGCGCTTGAATGATGAACTTGGAAAGGCCCAGGATCAGGCCAATACGGAGAGGCACAAATGCATGGAGctagaag GTATCCTCAacaaagagagaaaagagaagAAACAACAAGCTGATGAATCTGCAAAACAGATCAAACTTCTTCAAG GCCAACTGCGGCAGCTCCAAGATGAAATGGCCGCCCTCAGAGAGCAGACGGACGTCTCCTCCTCTTTACACGCCGAGCTGCAAAGTTCACGTGATGAGGCGAAGTCACTCCAGCGCATCCTGGAGGCGGCTTCCGCCGAGCGGGACCGTGACGTCGGCGCTATCGAGTCCAACCTGGCAACCGTCTCCAAGGATTTGGACAAATGGCGTCAGACTGCCAGCCAATACGAGCGGAAGATTGATGACCTGCAGCGGGATCTCCAGCAGCAGGGCAAGCAGTGGCAGAAAACTGCAGAAATACAAG CCAATGAGCTGCAGTCCATGCAAGTGGAGTGTAACGGCCTTCAGAAGGAGTGTTCGAGTCTGCGATCTGAGAAACAGGAGCTAGTGAGTAAGCATCAAAAAGAAAAGGGCAGTCTGCAAAGCGAGTGCACTTCCCTCAGGGCGGAGAAAGAGGAGCTCCACAAGGCCCACCAGAAAGAGAAGGTCAACTTGCAGCAGCAGCTGGAGAAAGACCTTGTCAG TTCGCGTGCTCAGAATGCTGAGCTGAGCAACAGCCTGAAAGCCGTTGAGAGATCTCAACAGGAGCTGGAAAAGAAGATGGCGGCTTTGCAGCATCAGCACCAGCAGGAGAGCAGCAAGCTGCAAAGCCAACTGGATGAGGCCGATAGCTACAGGGAGACCTTGCAGAGAGAG TTTGAGGAGACCAAGTCGGAACTCACTGACCTCAAGGGAGAATACGAGAATGCTGAGCAGGAGAAGAAGTCACTTTTGAATGAACTGGACGAGTGCAAAGCCAACATGAAGGATTTACAAGAGAGAGGGTCAAAG ACGTCCCTAATGCTGCCTGTTCAAGCCATTGTCATCGGCCTTGTCCTGGCTTTGCTGTTGTGGTGCTTCGGCGCATTGTGGTAG
- the slmapb gene encoding sarcolemma associated protein b isoform X1: MEEKELSDPLNNISLMKEDLTRSNMGSSSDYEKTIQRLNDELGKAQDQANTERHKCMELEGILNKERKEKKQQADESAKQIKLLQGQLRQLQDEMAALREQTDVSSSLHAELQSSRDEAKSLQRILEAASAERDRDVGAIESNLATVSKDLDKWRQTASQYERKIDDLQRDLQQQGKQWQKTAEIQANELQSMQVECNGLQKECSSLRSEKQELVSKHQKEKGSLQSECTSLRAEKEELHKAHQKEKVNLQQQLEKDLVSSRAQNAELSNSLKAVERSQQELEKKMAALQHQHQQESSKLQSQLDEADSYRETLQREFEETKSELTDLKGEYENAEQEKKSLLNELDECKANMKDLQERGSKTSLMLPVQAIVIGLVLALLLWCFGALW; this comes from the exons ATGGAAGAGAAGGAGCTGAGTGATCCACTGAACAACATATCACTGATGAAAG AAGATCTCACCAGGTCAAATATGGGGTCGTCAAGCGACTATGAAAAAACAATCCAGCGCTTGAATGATGAACTTGGAAAGGCCCAGGATCAGGCCAATACGGAGAGGCACAAATGCATGGAGctagaag GTATCCTCAacaaagagagaaaagagaagAAACAACAAGCTGATGAATCTGCAAAACAGATCAAACTTCTTCAAG GCCAACTGCGGCAGCTCCAAGATGAAATGGCCGCCCTCAGAGAGCAGACGGACGTCTCCTCCTCTTTACACGCCGAGCTGCAAAGTTCACGTGATGAGGCGAAGTCACTCCAGCGCATCCTGGAGGCGGCTTCCGCCGAGCGGGACCGTGACGTCGGCGCTATCGAGTCCAACCTGGCAACCGTCTCCAAGGATTTGGACAAATGGCGTCAGACTGCCAGCCAATACGAGCGGAAGATTGATGACCTGCAGCGGGATCTCCAGCAGCAGGGCAAGCAGTGGCAGAAAACTGCAGAAATACAAG CCAATGAGCTGCAGTCCATGCAAGTGGAGTGTAACGGCCTTCAGAAGGAGTGTTCGAGTCTGCGATCTGAGAAACAGGAGCTAGTGAGTAAGCATCAAAAAGAAAAGGGCAGTCTGCAAAGCGAGTGCACTTCCCTCAGGGCGGAGAAAGAGGAGCTCCACAAGGCCCACCAGAAAGAGAAGGTCAACTTGCAGCAGCAGCTGGAGAAAGACCTTGTCAG TTCGCGTGCTCAGAATGCTGAGCTGAGCAACAGCCTGAAAGCCGTTGAGAGATCTCAACAGGAGCTGGAAAAGAAGATGGCGGCTTTGCAGCATCAGCACCAGCAGGAGAGCAGCAAGCTGCAAAGCCAACTGGATGAGGCCGATAGCTACAGGGAGACCTTGCAGAGAGAG TTTGAGGAGACCAAGTCGGAACTCACTGACCTCAAGGGAGAATACGAGAATGCTGAGCAGGAGAAGAAGTCACTTTTGAATGAACTGGACGAGTGCAAAGCCAACATGAAGGATTTACAAGAGAGAGGGTCAAAG ACGTCCCTAATGCTGCCTGTTCAAGCCATTGTCATCGGCCTTGTCCTGGCTTTGCTGTTGTGGTGCTTCGGCGCATTGTGGTAG
- the LOC144053055 gene encoding uncharacterized protein LOC144053055 isoform X1 — translation MAANDLKMLSGSFHVIPSGRQLPRTPPLTAVKKRLDFSIKEEQSPIVASRHNAEGDSRDPAATNLLTFNASDTKPGFAGYADSLVNGMKGYRLTAADLDFMRMMQVGKRVKQLQGMLEVLQKDVKVLENVQADLEEFSTCLELIKHQQQLFGALMSSVKGFELEFESLLATLTQDGDKQQQQAVNRKKKTTNRKKVDTKEREQLAEQFGGGQVQEIMREWSELKCKVAQLELARREAVPPVAAWKAGLPTGRKAANKDTRASKAKGQKSPTKATIPKAAAGPQIVSDQSKPAGGATGRPKAARRAKAAASQAQSAKLPQPIGTSVKRRQGEEIVLRRSKRIADRHVN, via the exons ATGGCTGccaatgatttgaaaatgttgagTGGGTCTTTTCACGTCATCCCAAGTGGCCGGCAACTGCCGAGGACGCCGCCTTTGACCGCAGTGAAGAAACGCTTGGACTTTTCCATCAAGGAGGAACAAAGTCCAATTGTGGCATCCCGTCACAACGCGGAG GGGGACAGCCGGGATCCTGCTGCGACAAACTTGTTGACATTCAACGCTTCGGACACAAAACCAG GTTTTGCAGGCTACGCTGACTCGCTGGTGAATGGCATGAAGGGCTATCGGTTAACGGCGGCTGACCTGGACTTCATGAGAATGATGCAAGTGGGAAAACGAGTCAAGCAGCTCCAG GGAATGCTGGAGGTCCTGCAAAAAGATGTCAAGGTCTTGGAGAACGTGCAAGCTGATCTTGAGGAG TTTTCCACATGCTTGGAGCTTATAAAGCACCAACAGCAGTTGTTTGGAGCTCTGATGTCTTCGGTCAAAGGGTTTGAGCTGGAGTTCGAGTCACTGCTGGCCACGCTGACCCAAGACGGAgataagcagcagcagcaggcagtCAATCGGAAGAAGAAGACGACTAATCG GAAAAAGGTGGACACAAAGGAGAGAGAACAGCTGGCGGAACAATTTGGTGGTGGGCAG gttcagGAAATAATGAGAGAATGGTCTGAACTGAAATGTAAAGTGGCTCAACTGGAG TTGGCCAGACGGGAGGCGGTTCCGCCCGTAGCGGCGTGGAAGGCGGGTCTGCCCACCGGCAGGAAAGCGGCCAACAAGGACACAAGAGCGAGCAAAGCCAAAGGCCAAAAATCACCTACCAAGGCGACCATTCCCAAAGCAGCTGCAGGACCGCAGATTGTGTCCGACCAGTCCAAACCTGCAGGAGGCGCCACAGGGCGACCGAAAGCTGCCAGACGTGCGAAGGCCGCCGCGTCGCAGGCGCAAAGCGCCaaactgcctcagccaatcgGGACCAGCGTGAAACGGCGGCAGGGAGAGGAAATCGTTCTGCGACGCTCCAAGAGGATTGCCGACCGGCACGTCAATTAG
- the LOC144053055 gene encoding uncharacterized protein LOC144053055 isoform X2, with protein sequence MAANDLKMLSGSFHVIPSGRQLPRTPPLTAVKKRLDFSIKEEQSPIVASRHNAEGDSRDPAATNLLTFNASDTKPGFAGYADSLVNGMKGYRLTAADLDFMRMMQVGKRVKQLQGMLEVLQKDVKVLENVQADLEELIKHQQQLFGALMSSVKGFELEFESLLATLTQDGDKQQQQAVNRKKKTTNRKKVDTKEREQLAEQFGGGQVQEIMREWSELKCKVAQLELARREAVPPVAAWKAGLPTGRKAANKDTRASKAKGQKSPTKATIPKAAAGPQIVSDQSKPAGGATGRPKAARRAKAAASQAQSAKLPQPIGTSVKRRQGEEIVLRRSKRIADRHVN encoded by the exons ATGGCTGccaatgatttgaaaatgttgagTGGGTCTTTTCACGTCATCCCAAGTGGCCGGCAACTGCCGAGGACGCCGCCTTTGACCGCAGTGAAGAAACGCTTGGACTTTTCCATCAAGGAGGAACAAAGTCCAATTGTGGCATCCCGTCACAACGCGGAG GGGGACAGCCGGGATCCTGCTGCGACAAACTTGTTGACATTCAACGCTTCGGACACAAAACCAG GTTTTGCAGGCTACGCTGACTCGCTGGTGAATGGCATGAAGGGCTATCGGTTAACGGCGGCTGACCTGGACTTCATGAGAATGATGCAAGTGGGAAAACGAGTCAAGCAGCTCCAG GGAATGCTGGAGGTCCTGCAAAAAGATGTCAAGGTCTTGGAGAACGTGCAAGCTGATCTTGAGGAG CTTATAAAGCACCAACAGCAGTTGTTTGGAGCTCTGATGTCTTCGGTCAAAGGGTTTGAGCTGGAGTTCGAGTCACTGCTGGCCACGCTGACCCAAGACGGAgataagcagcagcagcaggcagtCAATCGGAAGAAGAAGACGACTAATCG GAAAAAGGTGGACACAAAGGAGAGAGAACAGCTGGCGGAACAATTTGGTGGTGGGCAG gttcagGAAATAATGAGAGAATGGTCTGAACTGAAATGTAAAGTGGCTCAACTGGAG TTGGCCAGACGGGAGGCGGTTCCGCCCGTAGCGGCGTGGAAGGCGGGTCTGCCCACCGGCAGGAAAGCGGCCAACAAGGACACAAGAGCGAGCAAAGCCAAAGGCCAAAAATCACCTACCAAGGCGACCATTCCCAAAGCAGCTGCAGGACCGCAGATTGTGTCCGACCAGTCCAAACCTGCAGGAGGCGCCACAGGGCGACCGAAAGCTGCCAGACGTGCGAAGGCCGCCGCGTCGCAGGCGCAAAGCGCCaaactgcctcagccaatcgGGACCAGCGTGAAACGGCGGCAGGGAGAGGAAATCGTTCTGCGACGCTCCAAGAGGATTGCCGACCGGCACGTCAATTAG
- the LOC144053055 gene encoding uncharacterized protein LOC144053055 isoform X3, which yields MAANDLKMLSGSFHVIPSGRQLPRTPPLTAVKKRLDFSIKEEQSPIVASRHNAEGDSRDPAATNLLTFNASDTKPGFAGYADSLVNGMKGYRLTAADLDFMRMMQVGKRVKQLQGMLEVLQKDVKVLENVQADLEEHQQQLFGALMSSVKGFELEFESLLATLTQDGDKQQQQAVNRKKKTTNRKKVDTKEREQLAEQFGGGQVQEIMREWSELKCKVAQLELARREAVPPVAAWKAGLPTGRKAANKDTRASKAKGQKSPTKATIPKAAAGPQIVSDQSKPAGGATGRPKAARRAKAAASQAQSAKLPQPIGTSVKRRQGEEIVLRRSKRIADRHVN from the exons ATGGCTGccaatgatttgaaaatgttgagTGGGTCTTTTCACGTCATCCCAAGTGGCCGGCAACTGCCGAGGACGCCGCCTTTGACCGCAGTGAAGAAACGCTTGGACTTTTCCATCAAGGAGGAACAAAGTCCAATTGTGGCATCCCGTCACAACGCGGAG GGGGACAGCCGGGATCCTGCTGCGACAAACTTGTTGACATTCAACGCTTCGGACACAAAACCAG GTTTTGCAGGCTACGCTGACTCGCTGGTGAATGGCATGAAGGGCTATCGGTTAACGGCGGCTGACCTGGACTTCATGAGAATGATGCAAGTGGGAAAACGAGTCAAGCAGCTCCAG GGAATGCTGGAGGTCCTGCAAAAAGATGTCAAGGTCTTGGAGAACGTGCAAGCTGATCTTGAGGAG CACCAACAGCAGTTGTTTGGAGCTCTGATGTCTTCGGTCAAAGGGTTTGAGCTGGAGTTCGAGTCACTGCTGGCCACGCTGACCCAAGACGGAgataagcagcagcagcaggcagtCAATCGGAAGAAGAAGACGACTAATCG GAAAAAGGTGGACACAAAGGAGAGAGAACAGCTGGCGGAACAATTTGGTGGTGGGCAG gttcagGAAATAATGAGAGAATGGTCTGAACTGAAATGTAAAGTGGCTCAACTGGAG TTGGCCAGACGGGAGGCGGTTCCGCCCGTAGCGGCGTGGAAGGCGGGTCTGCCCACCGGCAGGAAAGCGGCCAACAAGGACACAAGAGCGAGCAAAGCCAAAGGCCAAAAATCACCTACCAAGGCGACCATTCCCAAAGCAGCTGCAGGACCGCAGATTGTGTCCGACCAGTCCAAACCTGCAGGAGGCGCCACAGGGCGACCGAAAGCTGCCAGACGTGCGAAGGCCGCCGCGTCGCAGGCGCAAAGCGCCaaactgcctcagccaatcgGGACCAGCGTGAAACGGCGGCAGGGAGAGGAAATCGTTCTGCGACGCTCCAAGAGGATTGCCGACCGGCACGTCAATTAG